The Haematobia irritans isolate KBUSLIRL chromosome 1, ASM5000362v1, whole genome shotgun sequence DNA segment TGATCTGGATACTATGGCACGCACAATAACCATaccaaacgaaaaaaaagaaacaaaactgAATTCTTCACCATGGGATATAGAGCCTATTAGCTATACGCCTGCCGAACGACAGAAGACAAACAGGTATTGCAACAGACGCAGACAGTAGTTAAATGTCAGAACGGGTGGACGGACagctatagtaattaaattgcAAACACTTCCGTGTAGCTCATATTCCGCTCATACAAGTAGAAGAAAAACTTTCATCTATGGAAGACTTTGAAGCCATGTCCAAAGTGCATAACCACAAAATATATCAACGTGAGCAACGTCACTCTCGTCTGATTCTAttgtttgtttataattttggaCGTTTCCTTGGAATCGTTAATGCATACTGGGATCGTCAGCACCAAATATTGCGTCCACTTAGCCGACTGTATTGGGGGGCCTCAACTATCTTTCGTTTGGTTATAGTGATTACCTATTGGGATGTTATACCGGAACTGGTGcagaattttttcacaaatccCAGAAGTTTTGAGCAATTGTTCTCCCTCCTTCAAATCGTTTCAGTGGTGGTGTTCAGTGTAGGTCTGGTGATAATGAAGATACGTGATGGTGCTCAAATGATTACAATGACCAATAAATTTGTGGAACTTAATAAGCAGGTAGCCGAATTGAATAATACACCGTTCACCCTTACCAAAAGATTTGTGATTCTATTCACCCTAAAGACCATAATGACCCTAATGGGATACATCAGTGAAATGCCCCATATTCTAAGTGTGGACGGTGTTAAAGTTTATTCCTTCATTAACATCAGCATTGGAATTTATTTGTGGTTGGGTTCCATGTACATTTTGGATGGTTGCTATATTGGCTTCATGCTCTTGGCCATGATGTATTCGAATTTGGGTAAACATCTGCAACGCATGTTGGCCAATATGAAACATATCGAGAGTGCCAGTCATTTGGGTTCATCACTAACCGATTACAATCGCATGAAACTATTGTGTGA contains these protein-coding regions:
- the Gr93a gene encoding gustatory receptor 93a: MEDFEAMSKVHNHKIYQREQRHSRLILLFVYNFGRFLGIVNAYWDRQHQILRPLSRLYWGASTIFRLVIVITYWDVIPELVQNFFTNPRSFEQLFSLLQIVSVVVFSVGLVIMKIRDGAQMITMTNKFVELNKQVAELNNTPFTLTKRFVILFTLKTIMTLMGYISEMPHILSVDGVKVYSFINISIGIYLWLGSMYILDGCYIGFMLLAMMYSNLGKHLQRMLANMKHIESASHLGSSLTDYNRMKLLCDYSEKLDYISSIYSRLYKLTNEFVSLFQWNILYYIYYNFMVIFFLLVHCIWQYLKNSFVDVGQILYIFVKIANLAFMIMRANDTVDCSEMVNQLNLDVVCSDIDVRWDTSVETFLSQRKVENLEIKVFGFFTLNNEFILMMLSAIITYLFFIIQFSMSGGFGTSNVH